The nucleotide sequence CATTTTCTTATTAGGATTCCATTAAAAATGACgataataaacatttaaaagataaaacaatcaaaattctattaaatAACAGCCAGGCACGCCTTGCTAGCATTTGCCCGCCTGGGACCCCTCCAGGTGCCAAAGCTGCGCCTTggtgcgcctttaataacactggttTGCTCTACCTGGTTATATACTGGTTTGTAACTTGGATCTATTATTTAGGTTAATGTGGTTAAACGGATAGAACTTCCGCTGGAGCAAGATATGTGAGTTAAAGAGTATGCCAGTATGGTTATCACGTTGTATTGGAGTTGTATCTGTTTACCTATACTGAACTTGTGGGAACATGATAGCAATTACTCTGGCAATCTAGTTGAAGTTTCTTCTTTTAGTAGGCTTTCTGCATTAAATATCTGTTTAGCCTCTGTTCTCATATACATACTCTGCTGATATGCGGTTACCATCATTGAAACAGCTGACAGCCTGCCCACAGAGAATTGTTAGCTTCAGCAAGTCTTGCGAACTTCCCTTATTTTACTCAAATTTCTGTCAGGGTTATTcttggtagcaatggtaaggttgctctTTTGTAATTGGAAGGTCAGAGCTGTAGAAATAGCCTTTTTGCAAAAGGAAGGGTAAGATTGGTTACAAAAACAGGCCTCCCCTAACCCTCAGAAAGGGGGGAGCTTCATGCACTGAGATGCCCTTCAGGTTTATTACATGTATCTCTATTCTCTTTTATGTGGTTCATGCCATTGGAATCATTATAGTTGTGGATcgaaaatttctcttttcactTTTGGCAGATTTAGGTTTATTTGAGACGTTGTTGCACTGCTATTTTAATCTGCTTAACCCTTGCTTGATAGAGTTATTGTGGCATCAGCCACGACCctgtaaattaaatattagcTTTTGATGTCAagaattattgttgttgtaggGAGCTGTTAAGGTGATGGCAAAAGACCTTATCAGAAAACGACATCagattgaaaaattttataagctAAAATCTCAGCTACAGGCTGTATCCCTTAGAATTCAGGTatgttttcactattttttctGTCAAATGGCATTCTTGCTAAGTATTTAATATACCCCCTTGCCTTCTGTGTGTTGAGTCATGCTGCATGTTTGAGGCAATTGAATGCTTTCTACTGACAAGTAATGGCAAAAATTTTTCCTTACTGATGTTACAAGAAGGAAACTCAACATGTAACATTCTTTCATTCTAGAGCctatgataaatatattattgtagAAGTTCAGTGCATATATATGACAAAAATCAAGCAATGTATTGACTGGGTTAGAATTTGGTCAGAATGGGAGTCCAAATTCCAGTTCTTCCGTTCAGTTACAAGATTGTTATTGAGGAATTTATGGGAACTTCTCTAGTTATCTTGCTGTGGTACTAAAATGTGGATTTTCTTGTTCCCAAAAACCCAGACTTTGAAGTCCACACAAGCAATGGGGGAGGCAATTAAAGGTGTTACAAAGGCTATAGGCCAGATGAATAGGCAGATGAATTGGCGTAACTGCAGAGAATAATGCAAGAATTTGAGAGGCAAAATGAGAAGATGGAAATGGCCACTGAGGTTGCACAAGCTGAAGCCACAGGGAACGATGACAGTGGGATAGACAAAGATTTACAGGCAACGTTAGACAATTTGAGACGAATGTAGCTTGCGTGTTGTGTATATAATTTCTACAGTGGACagatgaaattttttgtaatatatgTGGACCCTTTGTCGACTCACCTCTGGATATAACTTACAAGTTAACAGTAACAAAAACATGCTCCATATATTACCTTTTCATAAACTCAAACTGATACATGCATGAATGACACTTGTGGGATCTGTCTGGTCACATTCTTCTCTTGCTACTTTCAGCTAATTAAGATGACAATCTTTTAACTTAAGCAAGTACACCACCAACCCATCTGGGTCACATTCCTATATGTAGCGTGTCCCTTTTccctttaaaaaagaaaatgctgTATTTTACAATTCAAATTTGTGAGTTTTCAATCACAAAAGAACAATTATATCGTTGTAACCAATGCgtgccttttatttttattctcaaataaCACAAttatctttttgtgtttttccaaATCAAGTTGAAGTGAACAAATTCCCACACTTGATGGAAActaaactgaaaatgaagatgCAAAATTCCTTTGTTCCTCAAAATTCCTTTGTTATCACCGTACGTCTCCTGCTCCATCAAGGGTCCACACACACACCCAACTACAAGACATCACCAAAACCATATAATATTCACACCGAGTTGGCTGCATCCACCAGCAACTGCTCCCCAGAATAATTCTCCGGTGGATTCGACGCCGTCTCTCCACCATCCGCCGGGGCCCGGCAAACCGGACAGTCAAAGTGAGAGTAGAGCCACATATCAATACAAAGAGCATGAAAGGAGTGCTTACACCTGGGCAGCTGTCTCACTTCTTCCCCTTCCTCGAACTCTGATAAACAAATAGGGCATTCATAATCATCACACTCATCGAAcccttcttcatcttcacccAAGACTCCCTCTTTCTTGTACTTGAAACTGGATTCCAATCTTACTCTGGGCTTGACAAAGCTCCGGCTGGACATGGACGGCAGAGTTCCTCCGGCCATTCCTTGCCGTAGACTACGGCGTCGATGGGCGGCGCACCACCTTGGGATGATGAGGTTATACACCGCCAGCAGGATGGCCCCGGTTCCGGCAACTGCGAGGCCGTAATACAGTATGTCCATGGCAAATTCTGGCAGTAGCCGGAtaatatctctttttttttttttttgggggggggggggggggggggggtgtttaaTACTGTTTGTTGGAGGTGAATGTGGAGTAGTGATGAGGAGGAGAATTCTCATCCCTTtgtttaatgataataatttggAGCTAATCTAAATGGCGTGGCGGCGATGCGAAGGAGCATAGAATAGAAgaattttgttatattaatttGCAATTAATGTAATATTATTCAATTCCATGTCCCGTGGGCTGACGATCGATGAATGTGAGTGAGCATATGAAGACAAAAGAAGCTACGAAGTCGTGGCAATGGGCAATCACTAGAAAGTAGAAATTAAATGAAGGAAACGCAGCATCATTGAATTGAATTTGGAATTGGAACTGGAAgggcttatttatttatcatatccTCAAATCAATTTCTTATTCAACTATATATCTCTTATTGTAAAATCTATATGGATTTACCCAAAATATATACTCCCACCAATCCGTTGAGCCATTTTACCGCAGAAATTCAAAATGACTCGGtcttcaattaaaatttagggtttttattttaatttggattgattttcttttaatttcctttttctaatttaattaggatttccctttaattttctgatttaattagaattttctttttctaatataTTTAGGATTTAAGTTTTAATCTGTAAATACTCTTATTGTGAGTTTATTAAATACCTTGAATAATACCAACCTTTCTACTAAACTGGTTCGTTCTTAGTTTTAACGTAAAGTTAGTTATCACGTTTTCACGTTGTGTCAGGTGAGAAATTAAAACTATATCCTCTCTATATAAATGTTGTTACAACTTTTCTATTCtcgtgattttttttaattaattaaaatactatttttaaaatattttaataaaaatgaccAAACTAATAGATCttagatattttaataaaaataactaaactaTTTTCTAAACTAAACTTAGATATATATCGATCGGTTTGAACCCATCTAATTAG is from Diospyros lotus cultivar Yz01 chromosome 2, ASM1463336v1, whole genome shotgun sequence and encodes:
- the LOC127795902 gene encoding RING-H2 finger protein ATL52-like, whose product is MDILYYGLAVAGTGAILLAVYNLIIPRWCAAHRRRSLRQGMAGGTLPSMSSRSFVKPRVRLESSFKYKKEGVLGEDEEGFDECDDYECPICLSEFEEGEEVRQLPRCKHSFHALCIDMWLYSHFDCPVCRAPADGGETASNPPENYSGEQLLVDAANSV